The DNA window GGCTTCACGCGGGCGCGCGGGCGCATCGTCATCACGCTCGACAGCGACCTGCAGAACGATCCGCGTGACATTCCCCGCATGCTCGACGCCCTCGAGGGCTACGACGCGGTGACCGGCTGGCGGCAGCGCCGCGACGATCCCTGGCTGAAGTGCATCTCCTCCCGCATCGCCAACGGCGTGCGCAACGCGGTCACGCGGGAGAGCGTGCACGACAGCGCGTGCACGCTGCGCGTGCTGCGGCACGGCTGCCTGTCCTGCCTGCCGCGCTTCCGCGGCTTCCATCGCTTCGTGCCCACGCTGTTGCGGATGGCCGGCTGCCGCGTGCTCGAGCTGCCGGTGGGCCACCGCGCGCGGCGGTTCGGCGTGTCGCACTACGGAATCCGCAATCGCGCGTTCGTGGCGTTCGAGGATCTGCTCGCGGTGCGGTGGATGCAGGAGCGGCGTCTCCGGTACGACGCGACGGAAGAGCCGTAGACCTCGGGCGGGGTTGGGGGGCGGGGGCCGCGCGCGGAGACACGCTGAGTCGCGACGGCCGTGACCACTCGACGGAGCCACGAGATGAGAGCGCTGCGCTTCGCTGGCGCGCAGAAGCCACGGTCTCCGCGCGCGGCCCCCGCCCCCCAACCCCGCCCGAGGCGTTGCCGGTACCTGATCAGCGTCCCGGAAACAGTGGCGCGGCACCGCCCCCTTCGGCGGCGCCTATGCGTGCGTGCTCCGCGTTGGAATGTTGCGCAGGGGTGCGCCTGATTTCTCTAGAGCTTCTTGCTGGGGGGGAGGTTGCTGAGGTGGGCGAGGAGGTCGAAGAGGATGGCGAAATCGTACTTGGCGAGGCCGAGGCCCTTGGCCGCGGTGAGCAATTCGTGGGTGAGGGCGACCGAGGGCAGCGCCACGCCGGTCGCGTGCGCGAGATCGAGGGCCAGGCGCATGTCCTTCTGGATCATGTCGACGTCGAAGAGGGCCTCGGCGGGCATGCCGAGCACGAACGGCGCGCGGTACTTCACCATCGGTGAGGCCACCACGCTCTTCAGCACGACCTCCACCGCGCGCTCCCGCGCGATGCCGGCCTTCTCGGCCAGCAGCACCGACTCCGAGAACGCGAGCATCTGCACCGCGAGCGCCTGATTGACCGCGATCTTCATGCTCTTGGCCAGCCCGACCCGGCCGACGTGCGTGATCGTGGGGCCGATCGCGAGCAGGAACGGCCGCGCGCGCTCCAGCACCGACGGGTCGCCTCCCACCATGAACGAGAGCTGACCCGACTCGAGCGTGACCGGGCTGCCCGACACCGGGGCGTCGAGCAGCGCGGCGCCGCGCGCCGAGACGTCGGCGGCGAGCCGC is part of the Candidatus Methylomirabilota bacterium genome and encodes:
- a CDS encoding glycosyltransferase family 2 protein, which translates into the protein MSVAAPELSVVLPAFNEEESLPQVWSEVSGVLDALGRSAEVIFVDDGSADATPDIVRSFRAADSRVRLIRLAANAGLSAALDAGFTRARGRIVITLDSDLQNDPRDIPRMLDALEGYDAVTGWRQRRDDPWLKCISSRIANGVRNAVTRESVHDSACTLRVLRHGCLSCLPRFRGFHRFVPTLLRMAGCRVLELPVGHRARRFGVSHYGIRNRAFVAFEDLLAVRWMQERRLRYDATEEP
- a CDS encoding NAD(P)-dependent oxidoreductase gives rise to the protein MTAPLGFVGLGAMGGRMARRLLDAGYTVHGYNRTASKAADLVRAGLRLAASPREVAERAAAVFTMVTDDAALEAVTRGPQGLVAGLTRDGILIEMSTVSPAVVERLAADVSARGAALLDAPVSGSPVTLESGQLSFMVGGDPSVLERARPFLLAIGPTITHVGRVGLAKSMKIAVNQALAVQMLAFSESVLLAEKAGIARERAVEVVLKSVVASPMVKYRAPFVLGMPAEALFDVDMIQKDMRLALDLAHATGVALPSVALTHELLTAAKGLGLAKYDFAILFDLLAHLSNLPPSKKL